In Alligator mississippiensis isolate rAllMis1 chromosome 10, rAllMis1, whole genome shotgun sequence, one DNA window encodes the following:
- the PXMP2 gene encoding peroxisomal membrane protein 2 → MAAALSQPGPGPGLPKRLLARYLLLLRLRPVLTKAVSSAVLSALGSLLSQVIERSQKEPESPKSLDLSRPLRFAIYSFLFTGPLSHYFYLYLEQLIPSTVPFAMIKRLLLDRLIIAPAFLLLFFFVMNLLEGKDFSTFAKKIKNGYWTALKMNWKVWTPFQFINVNYVPMQFRVLFGNLIALFWFAYLATIRK, encoded by the exons ATGGCCGCGGCGCTGTCGCAGCCGGGGCCgggaccaggactccccaagCGGCTGCTCGCGCGGTACCTACTGCTGCTGCGGCTCCGCCCGGTGCTCACGAAGGCGGTGTCCAG TGCTGTTTTGTCAGCGCTTGGGAGTCTCCTATCACAGGTCATTGAGAGAAGCCAAAAAGAGCCAGAGTCACCCAAAAGCCTGGACCTGAGTAGACCATTGAGATTTGCCATCTATAG CTTCCTGTTCACAGGGCCACTCAGTCACTATTTCTACCTGTACCTGGAACAGCTGATCCCATCAACTGTCCCCTTTGCAATGATCAAGAGGCTTCTGCTCGACCGCCTGATCATTGCTCCAGCGTTCCTGCTGCTCTTCTTCTTTGTCATGAATCTGCTTGAG GGGAAGGACTTCTCTACATTTGCTAAAAAGATAAAGAATGGCTACTGGACAGCACTCAAAATGAACTGGAAAGTATGGACCCCATTCCAGTTTATTAATGTCAATTATGTCCcaatgcag TTTCGAGTACTCTTTGGGAACCTCATTGCGCTCTTCTGGTTTGCCTATCTGGCCACTATCAGGAAGTGA